One genomic segment of Odocoileus virginianus isolate 20LAN1187 ecotype Illinois chromosome 33, Ovbor_1.2, whole genome shotgun sequence includes these proteins:
- the AMZ1 gene encoding archaemetzincin-1 isoform X2, whose translation MGRPGEARPVMLQCRPAEEFSFGPRALKDALLSTDPALRQLYTATFSPAERLFLAEAYNPQRTLFGTLLIRTAFDWLLSRPEAPEDFQTFHAALPPRKQSLARKHIYLQPIDLSEGPAGSALLDQLRSCTEAFFLGLQVRCLPSVAAASIHCSSRPGQDPDRLQLHTDGILSFLKSSKPGDALCVLGLTLSDLYPREAWTFTFGTFLPEHEVGVCSFARFSGEFLPRGPSTPDLAEVEVAAGGPEVPLQDGGQAVCFSALGMVQCCKGALRVDEALRRPLDLCPICLRKLQHLLGFRLVDRYKRLYAWTQAAAGTQPGPAAAGEPSVSEDTLPCSADSGLCCESDSEPGSSLSEPLSPDAWSQAFPAGLELEPEDGLGSLAATEGPGEALAEHGRWLAACIQALERDVSEGELEQVDGAVDALAPWDLFTGQLPAPRQDLPCGRDGVGLRRVLGDTFSSLRRKLSARRPSRAESSPRRQKAEDD comes from the exons ATGGGCCGCCCTGGCGAGGCCAGACCCGTCATGCTGCAGTGCCGGCCGGCCGAGGAGTTCAGCTTTGGGCCCCGGGCCTTGAAGGACGCGCTGCTGTCCACTGACCCCGCCCTGCGGCAGCTCTACACAGCCACCTTCTCCCCGGCCGAGAGGCTCTTCCTGGCCGAGGCCTACAACCCCCAGAGGACGCTCTTTGGCACGCTGCTCATCCGAACGGCCTTCGACTGGCTCCTCAGCCGCCCTGAGGCCCCCGAGGACTTCCAGACCTTCCATGCCGCCCTGCCGCCCCGGAAGCAGAGCCTCGCTCGGAAGCACATTTACCTGCAGCCCATAG ATCTAAGCGAGGGGCCGGCAGGCAGCGCGCTTCTGGACCAGCTGAGGAGCTGCACGGAGGCCTTCTTCCTGGGCCTGCAGGTCAGATGCCTGCCCTCGGTGGCAGCCGCCTCCATCCACTGCTCATCCCGCCCCGGTCAGGACCCCGACAGGCTCCAGCTCCACACTG ACGGCATCCTGTCCTTCCTGAAGAGCAGCAAGCCAGGGGACGCGCTGTGTGTGCTGGGCCTCACGCTGTCCGACCTGTACCCCCGCGAGGCCTGGACCTTCACCTTCGGCACGTTCCTTCCGGAGCACG AAGTGGGCGTCTGCAGCTTTGCCCGGTTCTCGGGGGAGTTCCTGCCGCGGGGGCCCAGCACACCTGACCTGGCGGAGGTGGAGGTGGCCGCAGGTGGCCCCGAGGTGCCCCTGCAGGATGGGGGCCAGGCCGTGTGCTTCAGTGCCCTGGGGATGGTCCAGTGCTGCAAG GGCGCGCTGCGCGTGGACGAGGCCCTGCGCCGGCCCCTGGACCTCTGCCCCATCTGCCTGCGCAAGCTGCAGCACCTGCTAGGCTTCAGGCTGGTGGACAGGTACAAG AGACTCTACGCCTGGACACAAGCGGCGGCGGGGACACAGCCGGGCCCAGCAGCGGCGGGGGAGCCGTCCGTGTCGGAGGACACCCTGCCCTGCAGCGCAGACTCGGGGCTGTGCTGTGAGAGCGACTCGGAGCCAGGCAGCAGCCTGTCGGAGCCCCTGTCGCCCGACGCCTGGAGCCAGGCCTTCCCTGCAGGCCTTGAGCTGGAGCCCGAGGACGGGCTGGGCTCCCTGGCAGCCACGGAGGGTCCAGGGGAGGCCCTGGCAGAGCACGGGCGCTGGCTGGCGGCCTGCATCCAGGCCCTGGAGAGGGACGTGAGCGAGGGGGAGCTGGAGCAGGTGGACGGCGCTGTGGACGCGCTGGCCCCCTGGGACCTGTTCACAGGGCAGCTCCCGGCCCCCCGGCAGGACCTGCCCTGTGGCCGCGATGGCGTGGGGCTGCGCAGGGTCCTGGGGGACACGTTCTCCTCCCTCCGGAGGAAGCTGAGTGCTCGCAGGCCGTCTAGGGCCGAGTCGTCTCCCCGGCGCCAGAAGGCGGAGGACGACTAG
- the AMZ1 gene encoding archaemetzincin-1 isoform X1, with the protein MGRPGEARPVMLQCRPAEEFSFGPRALKDALLSTDPALRQLYTATFSPAERLFLAEAYNPQRTLFGTLLIRTAFDWLLSRPEAPEDFQTFHAALPPRKQSLARKHIYLQPIDLSEGPAGSALLDQLRSCTEAFFLGLQVRCLPSVAAASIHCSSRPGQDPDRLQLHTDGILSFLKSSKPGDALCVLGLTLSDLYPREAWTFTFGTFLPEHEVGVCSFARFSGEFLPRGPSTPDLAEVEVAAGGPEVPLQDGGQAVCFSALGMVQCCKVTCHELCHLLGLGNCRWLRCLMQGALRVDEALRRPLDLCPICLRKLQHLLGFRLVDRYKRLYAWTQAAAGTQPGPAAAGEPSVSEDTLPCSADSGLCCESDSEPGSSLSEPLSPDAWSQAFPAGLELEPEDGLGSLAATEGPGEALAEHGRWLAACIQALERDVSEGELEQVDGAVDALAPWDLFTGQLPAPRQDLPCGRDGVGLRRVLGDTFSSLRRKLSARRPSRAESSPRRQKAEDD; encoded by the exons ATGGGCCGCCCTGGCGAGGCCAGACCCGTCATGCTGCAGTGCCGGCCGGCCGAGGAGTTCAGCTTTGGGCCCCGGGCCTTGAAGGACGCGCTGCTGTCCACTGACCCCGCCCTGCGGCAGCTCTACACAGCCACCTTCTCCCCGGCCGAGAGGCTCTTCCTGGCCGAGGCCTACAACCCCCAGAGGACGCTCTTTGGCACGCTGCTCATCCGAACGGCCTTCGACTGGCTCCTCAGCCGCCCTGAGGCCCCCGAGGACTTCCAGACCTTCCATGCCGCCCTGCCGCCCCGGAAGCAGAGCCTCGCTCGGAAGCACATTTACCTGCAGCCCATAG ATCTAAGCGAGGGGCCGGCAGGCAGCGCGCTTCTGGACCAGCTGAGGAGCTGCACGGAGGCCTTCTTCCTGGGCCTGCAGGTCAGATGCCTGCCCTCGGTGGCAGCCGCCTCCATCCACTGCTCATCCCGCCCCGGTCAGGACCCCGACAGGCTCCAGCTCCACACTG ACGGCATCCTGTCCTTCCTGAAGAGCAGCAAGCCAGGGGACGCGCTGTGTGTGCTGGGCCTCACGCTGTCCGACCTGTACCCCCGCGAGGCCTGGACCTTCACCTTCGGCACGTTCCTTCCGGAGCACG AAGTGGGCGTCTGCAGCTTTGCCCGGTTCTCGGGGGAGTTCCTGCCGCGGGGGCCCAGCACACCTGACCTGGCGGAGGTGGAGGTGGCCGCAGGTGGCCCCGAGGTGCCCCTGCAGGATGGGGGCCAGGCCGTGTGCTTCAGTGCCCTGGGGATGGTCCAGTGCTGCAAG GTCACGTGCCATGAGCTGTGTCACCTCCTGGGCCTGGGGAACTGCCGCTGGCTCCGCTGCCTCATGCAGGGCGCGCTGCGCGTGGACGAGGCCCTGCGCCGGCCCCTGGACCTCTGCCCCATCTGCCTGCGCAAGCTGCAGCACCTGCTAGGCTTCAGGCTGGTGGACAGGTACAAG AGACTCTACGCCTGGACACAAGCGGCGGCGGGGACACAGCCGGGCCCAGCAGCGGCGGGGGAGCCGTCCGTGTCGGAGGACACCCTGCCCTGCAGCGCAGACTCGGGGCTGTGCTGTGAGAGCGACTCGGAGCCAGGCAGCAGCCTGTCGGAGCCCCTGTCGCCCGACGCCTGGAGCCAGGCCTTCCCTGCAGGCCTTGAGCTGGAGCCCGAGGACGGGCTGGGCTCCCTGGCAGCCACGGAGGGTCCAGGGGAGGCCCTGGCAGAGCACGGGCGCTGGCTGGCGGCCTGCATCCAGGCCCTGGAGAGGGACGTGAGCGAGGGGGAGCTGGAGCAGGTGGACGGCGCTGTGGACGCGCTGGCCCCCTGGGACCTGTTCACAGGGCAGCTCCCGGCCCCCCGGCAGGACCTGCCCTGTGGCCGCGATGGCGTGGGGCTGCGCAGGGTCCTGGGGGACACGTTCTCCTCCCTCCGGAGGAAGCTGAGTGCTCGCAGGCCGTCTAGGGCCGAGTCGTCTCCCCGGCGCCAGAAGGCGGAGGACGACTAG